The genome window GCACAGTCACGTGCCCGACCCTTTCGGTCAGCTCGTTGGTGAGCTTGTTCTTGAACTTCATCTTCCACACATACACATCCTCCTGCACCACTTCGCCTTGGTAATCGCCGCCCCAGGGCGCATGCACCTGTTCACTCCGGGTGAGCAGCAATCCCCATCGGTCGAAGATCATGAACTCGTAGTCCTTCACGAGCTGCGGAAGGTTGAAGATGGGCATGAACGTGTCGTTCTCGCCGTCGCCATTCGGGGTGACGGCATTGGGCACCCAGACCACGAGCGCGTCGAGCACCTCGACCGGCTCGCAATGCGTGTCGGCGCAGCCGTTGGCATCGTACGCGGTGAGGCAGACCATGTAAGTATCACCCAATCCGCCGGGGAAGGTGAACGATGGTGAGGTGGCTGTGCTGCTTCCCACGCCTCCGAAATCCCAAGAGAAGCTCACCGCATTCGGCGATGAGGTGTTCGTGAAGTCCGCGGTTGATGAGCCTACGTAAAGCGTCTCTGGCGCGAAGTCGAAGTCGGCCACAACGGGTGCCGGGCGCGCGATCGTGGCCATTCCAGAAGCCGAGCAGCCGTTCGCATCCTGCATCAGCACCACGTATTGCCCAGGGCAGAGTCCGGTGAACACGCTGCCGGAGCCGAATGCGCCGCCGTTCAAGCTGAAGAGCGCGCCTTCTGGATCGACCACTGTGATGCTGCCGTCGCAAGCGCCGGGACAGGTCTCGTCGGTGGCGAGGATCGTGTCGATCACCAGCGGTTCCGGTTCATCGATGCTGAACGGAACGATGGTGAAGCATCCGTTCTCGTCGAGGACGGTCACGGTGTATTCACCAGCGCAGATGCCCGTTGCACTGGGCGAATTGCCCGCGATGGAGCCTGACCAAGCGTAGTCGTATGCACCGTTGCCGCCCGTTGCGGATACGCTTGCCGTTCCATCGCAAACGCCGTTGCAGATGGCGTCGGTCAAGGCGACTACGGGAACGATCGCATCCGTGAAGATGATCGTCACCTCATCCTGCGTGGCGCAGCCATCAGTGGATAGCACGCTCCAGGTTAGCGTGTATGGGCCGCCGGCGATCGCGGTCACGGTGCTCGTAGGCGAACCGGGATCGCTGAAGGTCATGCCGGCCGGGCCGCTCCACGAGCCGCTTGCCCAACTGCCCGTGGCGTTCAGCGTGTATTCGAGCGTGCAGCTCACTGCATCGGGCCCGGCGTTGGGCGGCGCGATCAGGAAAACCGTGGCCGTTGAGCTCGCATAGGCATTGGGGCAGGGCAATAGGCCGAGGACCGTGTAGGTGTACACGCCTTGCGCGCTTGTCGCGGGGTCGAAGATGCCGTTGCTCGGCTGGCCTCCGGGACCGGTCCAAGTGCCACCCGCCATCGGGGTTCCGCCCAGCAACGAGAAGAGCTCGATGGCCGCGGCCTCCGGGCATAGTGTGATGGCGCCGTTCGTTCCGGCATCGGGCAAGGGGTTCACCGCCATGGTGACCGTGGCGCTCTGGTCCAAGCAGGGTGCTGTGGCTTGCACGGTGTACACATAACTGCCGGGCGCGTCCGTCGCAGGGTCGAAGTTGTTCTCGCTGGGCGTGCCGTTCGGTGCTGTCCATTCACCGCCCGCATCCGGCGATCCGTTCAGGAGGTTGAAGAGCGCGACAGGCGCATCATCGGAGCAGAGCGTGGCGCTGCCATCGATTCCAGGATCCACCGGGGCAACAATGCTCATGGCCACAATGCTGGTGTCATTCTCACAAGGCGCAGGAACGAATAGGATGTAGGTGTAAGTGCCAGCGGCTTGTACGCTCGGATCGAAGCCGCCCGTCGCCGGGCTTCCATCCGGCGCAAACCATGATCCTCCTGCATCAGGGCTTCCACCGAGCAGATCGAAGAGGTCGATGGGAGCGTTATCGCCACAAAGCGTGGAAGCGCCATCGATTCCTGCATCCGCGTTCGAGAGCACGTTCACGGTGATCACCGCCGAGGCCGACGGACAGGGCGCCACGCCATTCACGGAGTAGGAGTAATCGCCCGGAGCGCTTGCGCCCGGCGTGAAGATCCCGTTGGAAGTGCCGTTCGGCCCCGTCCATGTTCCTCCGGGATCGGCAGCGCCAAGCAGGGGGTAGAGGTCCACTGCATCTCCGACCACGCATAGGTTCAGGATGTCATCCGCTCCAGCGTTGGGCAGCTGCGTCACGGCCACCGTTACACTGGCCGCATCCGCCGGGCATGGTGCAGCGCCTTGAACGGTATAGGAGAACACGCCGGGTGCATCGGTTGCGGGATCGAAGGTCCCGCTGTAAGAGCTGCCACCGCTCGTAGTCCAGCTGCCGCCGGGCTCTGGCGTTCCTCCAAGGATGGCGAAGAGGTCCTGAGGCGCATTGCTGAAGCAGAGCGTAATTGCGCAATCGAGTCCTGCATCAGGCGGCGAGACCACATCCACCGTGACCGTGCTGCTCACGCTGGCGCATGGCGGCGGAACCGCGATCGTGTAGGTGTATACGCCGCTGGCCATCACAGCAGGATCGAAGAGGCCATTGAAGGCCGTTCCTGCGGGGGTGGTCCACAGGCCACCTTGATCAGGAGAGCCCTCGAGGTAGCTGAAGAGGTCATCCGGGGCAGCATTTCCACAGATGGTGAGGAAGCCAGGGCCGCCGGGATCGGGTTCGGTCACGACGGTCAGGGTTGCCGTGGCGGCATCAGCAGGGCAAGGCGTGGTTCCATTCACCGTGTAGGTATACGCTCCCGCGCTCATCGTTGCAGGGTTGAAGGCCCCGCCTATCACCGGCGATGGTCCGCTCCATGTGCCGCCTGCATCTGGCGTGCCTCCCAGCGAGTTGATCAATGCAACGGCCGGGCTTGTGATGCACAGGGTCAATGCACCGTCGATTCCTGCATCCGGAGGCTGGATGACATTCACAACGACCGTGCTGCTGACGCTCGCGCAAGGCGGCGGAACAGCAATCGTGTACGTATATGCGCCGGCACTCATGGTAGCGGGGTCGAAGAGGTCACCGGCTACAGCACTGGGTCCTGTCCAGGCGCCACCAGGGTCAGGTGAGCCACCGAGCTGGGCGAACAGGCCGATCGGCGCATCGCTGAAGCATAGGGTGATGGAACCATCTGTGCCGGGGTCGGGTTCACTAACGACCGTCACCATCACCTGTGATTGATCATCAGGGCAAGGCGCCGTTCCGTTCACCGTGTAGGCGTATGCGCCAGCCGTCATCGTTGCGGGGTTGAACATCCCGCCCGCCACCGGCGAGGGACCGCTCCACGTTCCACCCGCCTGCGCGCCGACGCCAAGCGCTGCGAACAACAATGCCGGCGGACTGCTGATGCAGAGCGTGATCGCCCCATCGGTGCCTGCGTTCGGCGGTGCGATCTCGGTGATGGTCACGGTGCTGCTCGCGTTCACGCACGGCGGCGGAACGGTGATCGTGTAGGTGTAGACGCCGGGGACCATCGTGGCGGGATCAAACAGTCCACCGACCACTGCGGAAGGCCCGCTCCACGTGCCGCCTGCATCGGGTGTGCCGCCTAGTTCAGCGAAGAGGTCGATGGAAGCATCCGTTGCGCAGAGCGTCGCGCTGCCCGGTGCACCAGCATCCGGTGCGGCAACAACGGTCACCGTCACCTGTGATTGAGCATCAGGGCAAGGCGCCGTTCCGTTCACCGTGTAGGTGTATGCGCCAGCCGTCATCGTTGCGGGGTTGAACATCCCGCCCACCACCGGCGAAGGACCGCTCCACGTTCCACCCGCCTGCGCGCCGCCGCCAAGCGCTGCGAACAACGATGCCGGCGGACTGCTGATGCAGAGCGTGATCGCCCCATCGGTGCCTGCGTTCGGCGGTGCGATCTCGGTGATGGTCACGGTGCTGCTGGCGTTCACGCATGGCGGCGGCACCGTGATCGTGTAGGTGTAGACGCCGGGGACCATCGTGGCGGGGTCGTATTGTCCGCCGAGCACGGGAGAAGGGCCGCTCCATGTGCCGCCGAGATCCGGTGTGCCGCCCAATTCAGCGTAGAGGTCTATGGCCGCATCCGTGGCGCAAAGTGTCGCACTGCCGGGCGTGCCTGCATCCGGCGCAGCAACGACGTTCACCGTCACCGTGCTTTGGTCATTCGGGCATGGTGCCGTGCCGCTCACGGTGTAGGTGTACACACCTGCGCTCATCGTCGCCGGGTTGAACATGCCGCCGACGACAGGCGATGGTCCGCTCCATGTTCCGCCAGCCTGTGCGCCGCCACCCAGCGCTGCGAACAGCGATGCCGCCGGGCTGCTGATGCAGAGCGTGATCGCGCCATCGGTGCCTGCGTTGGGCGGCGCGATCTCGGTGATGGTCACGGTGCTGCTGGCGTTCACGCATGGCGGCGGCACCGCGATCGTGTAGGTGTACACCCCGGGGTTCATCGTGGCAGGGTCATACACGCCGCCTACTACGGGTGATGGCCCGCTCCACGCACCGCCTGCGTCGGGTGTTCCGCCCAATTCACTGAAGAGCAAGAGTGAAGCATCGATCGCGCAGAGCGTAGCGCTGCCCGGAGTCCCTGCATTCGGATTCGTCGCCACGCTCACATCAACTGTTGCGGAAACCGAGGGGCATGGGGCAGTTCCGTTGACCGTGTATGAGTACAAACCGACTGCATCCACACCGGGCGTGAAGCTTCCGGTGGAGGCGCCTCCTCCGGGCGCAGTCCAGCTTCCACCGAGGTCAGGCGTGCCATTCAGTCCTGTGATCAGTGCTGTGGCCGGGCTCGAAGAGCAGAGCGTGAGGCCGCCATTGATGCCCGCATCGGGCATGGTGTTCACTGTGACTGTGACGAGCGCGATGTCAGCTGGACAGGGAGTTGCGCCATTGACCGCATAGGAGTAAACGCCTGATGCATCGATCCCAGGGGTGAAGGTGCCCGAATGCGCGGCTGCATTGAAGCTCCATGCGCCACCAACTTGCGGTGCACCATTCAACAAGCCGAACAAGTCGAATGCCGCATCGATTTCACATACCGTGATTCCTCCATCGCCACCTGCATCGGGCGGTGCGTTGATCGTCACCGTCACCGTAGATGCTGCGTCAATGCACGGCGCAGCGCCGGCGACCGTGTAGGTGTACACGCCCGCGAGCATCGTCGCAGGATCGATCATGCCGCCGACGACCGGCGAAGGACCGCTCCATGTTCCACCGGCATCCGGCGTTCCGCCGAGCTGCGCGAAGAGACTTGCGGCAGCATCACTCGAGCAGAGCGTGATCGCGCCATCGGTCCCGGGATCAGGCGGTGCGTTGATCGTCACCGTCACCGTTGCTTGCTCATCGGGGCAAGGCGCTGTTCCGGTCACGGTGTAGGTGTACACGCCCGCGAGCATCGTCGCGGGATCAATCATGCCGCCGACGACCGCAGAAGGACCGCTCCATGCTCCACCGGCATCCGGCGTTCCGCCGAGCTGCGCGAAGAGACTTGCGGCAGCATCACTCGAGCAGAGCGTGATCGCGCCATCGGTTCCGGGATCCGGCGGTGCGTTGATCGTCACCGTCACCGTTGCTTGCTCATCGGGGCAAGGCGCTGTTCCGGTCACGGTGTAGGTGTACACGCCCGCGAGCATCGTCGCGGGATCGATCATGCCGCCGACGACCGGCGAAGGACCGCTCCATGTTCCACCGGCATCCGGCGTTCCGCCGAGCTGCGCGAAGAGACTTGCGGCAGCATCACTCGAGCAGAGCGTGATCGCGCCATCGGTCCCGGGATCAGGCGGTGCGTTGATCGTCACCGTCACCGTTGCTTGCTCATCGGGGCAAGGCGCTGTTCCGGTCACGGTGTAGGTGTACACGCCCGCGAGCATCGTCGCAGGATCGATCATGCCGCCGACCACTGCACTTGGACCGCTCCATGTTCCACCGGCATCCGGCGTTCCGCCGAGCTGCGCAAAGAGTGAAGCAGGAGCATCGCTCGAGCAGAGCGTGATTGCGCCATCGGTCCCGGGATCGGGCGGTGCGTTGATCGTCACCGTCACCGTTGCTTGCTCGTCGGGGCAAGGCGCTGTGCCTGTCACGGTGTAGGTGTACACGCCCGCGAGCATCGTCGCGGGATCGATCATGCCGCCGACGACCGGCGAAGGACCGCTCCATGCTCCACCGGCATCCGGCGTTCCGCCGAGCTGCGCGAAGAGTGAAGCAGGAGCGTCGCTCGAGCAGAGCGTGATCGCGCCATCGGTCCCGGGATCAGGCGGTGCGTTGATCGTCACCGTCACCGTTGCTTGCTCATCGGGGCAAGGCGCTGTGCCTGTCACGGTGTAGGTGTACACGCCC of Flavobacteriales bacterium contains these proteins:
- a CDS encoding PKD domain-containing protein encodes the protein MASAAISALAQPFPIFNGTASTCVGAFLDSGGQGASGYSNNENYTYTLCPDAPGGAISLNFLTFNLSTAGAAPIDFLTVYDGNSTAAPVLATWTGNAGQGQIVSASAGNASGCLTIVFRSNNTGTGVFAASITCYQPCVRPIAVATHGPTNPMRICPGESITFNSTASFAAPGNNIASRRWDFGDGTILNNAPAIVNHTYAQPGGYTAQLYLLDNNGCASTNLVDLDVLVGTPPTFGGTSGTLTGCVGETLCLNGAVTGTTWNEIPNPNAGGGVFLPDNVGECFTSTVTFTQFAPGQTFTSANNLQSICIDIEHSFIGDLIISLIAPTGESVIMHQQGGGATYLGVPVDNDLTPNAQGTCFTYCWSPTATNGTWVDNAGGTLPAGTYESLNPFSGLIGAQLNGTWTIQVCDMWASDNGFLCDWDITFNPSLYDDLITFTPVYGAQCDSSYWTGPSITSTNANCNQACVTPPAAGNFNYVYHVTDNFGCDYDTTLTVNIIPAPQVNAGPDATTCNTPVQLNATVTSGGFPTNCNYTLSLYDSFGDGWTGLFGLGSNGSSVTVTVNGTPYDYWLNNGAQANVNIPVTTGATVVVSYVAGNLYNGEQSFTLFNSGGGVVYASPMGPGTGQLWSGVANCPGGNFVYSWSPAAGLSDPNIANPTATVGGTTQYCVTVYQAGHPLCTSTDCMTITVDNQADPGTSANVAVCSNGAAINLFTSLGGTPTAGGAWTMPGGGAHSNMFVPGVDPPGIYTYTVGGGGACGAPVSSTVNVTVYPLPDAGTPTSLAVCSTDAAQSMFFLLGGNAQPGGTWTGPSPVIGGNYNPATMNPGVYTYTVNGTAPCPNADATVAVSESAPPNAGLDASITLCTTSAPVVMVAQLGGGPDGTGSWTGPGGGAMSGGLDPAVDPPGVYTYTVIGTAPCPNDIATLTVAINQAPNAGTSGAITLCSSDPAVSLFAQLGGTPDAGGAWSGPSPVVGGMIDPATMLAGVYTYTVTGTAPCPDEQATVTVTINAPPDPGTDGAITLCSSDAPASLFAQLGGTPDAGGTWSGPSPVVGGMIDPATMLAGVYTYTVTGTAPCPDESATVTVTINAPPDPGTDGAITLCSSDAPASLFAQLGGTPDAGGTWGGPSPVVGGMIDPATMLAGVYTYTVTGTAPCPDEQATVTVTINAPPDPGTDGAITLCSSDAPASLFAQLGGTPDAGGAWSGPSPVVGGMIDPATMLAGVYTYTVTGTAPCPDEQATVTVTINAPPDPGTDGAITLCSSDAPASLFAQLGGTPDAGGAWSGPSPVVGGMIDPATMLAGVYTYTVTGTAPCPDEQATVTVTINAPPDPGTDGAITLCSSDAPASLFAQLGGTPDAGGAWSGPSPVVGGMIDPATMLAGVYTYTVTGTAPCPDEQATVTVTINAPPDPGTDGAITLCSSDAPASLFAQLGGTPDAGGTWSGPSAVVGGMIDPATMLAGVYTYTVTGTAPCPDEQATVTVTINAPPDPGTDGAITLCSSDAAASLFAQLGGTPDAGGTWSGPSPVVGGMIDPATMLAGVYTYTVTGTAPCPDEQATVTVTINAPPDPGTDGAITLCSSDAAASLFAQLGGTPDAGGAWSGPSAVVGGMIDPATMLAGVYTYTVTGTAPCPDEQATVTVTINAPPDPGTDGAITLCSSDAAASLFAQLGGTPDAGGTWSGPSPVVGGMIDPATMLAGVYTYTVAGAAPCIDAASTVTVTINAPPDAGGDGGITVCEIDAAFDLFGLLNGAPQVGGAWSFNAAAHSGTFTPGIDASGVYSYAVNGATPCPADIALVTVTVNTMPDAGINGGLTLCSSSPATALITGLNGTPDLGGSWTAPGGGASTGSFTPGVDAVGLYSYTVNGTAPCPSVSATVDVSVATNPNAGTPGSATLCAIDASLLLFSELGGTPDAGGAWSGPSPVVGGVYDPATMNPGVYTYTIAVPPPCVNASSTVTITEIAPPNAGTDGAITLCISSPAASLFAALGGGAQAGGTWSGPSPVVGGMFNPATMSAGVYTYTVSGTAPCPNDQSTVTVNVVAAPDAGTPGSATLCATDAAIDLYAELGGTPDLGGTWSGPSPVLGGQYDPATMVPGVYTYTITVPPPCVNASSTVTITEIAPPNAGTDGAITLCISSPPASLFAALGGGAQAGGTWSGPSPVVGGMFNPATMTAGAYTYTVNGTAPCPDAQSQVTVTVVAAPDAGAPGSATLCATDASIDLFAELGGTPDAGGTWSGPSAVVGGLFDPATMVPGVYTYTITVPPPCVNASSTVTITEIAPPNAGTDGAITLCISSPPALLFAALGVGAQAGGTWSGPSPVAGGMFNPATMTAGAYAYTVNGTAPCPDDQSQVMVTVVSEPDPGTDGSITLCFSDAPIGLFAQLGGSPDPGGAWTGPSAVAGDLFDPATMSAGAYTYTIAVPPPCASVSSTVVVNVIQPPDAGIDGALTLCITSPAVALINSLGGTPDAGGTWSGPSPVIGGAFNPATMSAGAYTYTVNGTTPCPADAATATLTVVTEPDPGGPGFLTICGNAAPDDLFSYLEGSPDQGGLWTTPAGTAFNGLFDPAVMASGVYTYTIAVPPPCASVSSTVTVDVVSPPDAGLDCAITLCFSNAPQDLFAILGGTPEPGGSWTTSGGSSYSGTFDPATDAPGVFSYTVQGAAPCPADAASVTVAVTQLPNAGADDILNLCVVGDAVDLYPLLGAADPGGTWTGPNGTSNGIFTPGASAPGDYSYSVNGVAPCPSASAVITVNVLSNADAGIDGASTLCGDNAPIDLFDLLGGSPDAGGSWFAPDGSPATGGFDPSVQAAGTYTYILFVPAPCENDTSIVAMSIVAPVDPGIDGSATLCSDDAPVALFNLLNGSPDAGGEWTAPNGTPSENNFDPATDAPGSYVYTVQATAPCLDQSATVTMAVNPLPDAGTNGAITLCPEAAAIELFSLLGGTPMAGGTWTGPGGQPSNGIFDPATSAQGVYTYTVLGLLPCPNAYASSTATVFLIAPPNAGPDAVSCTLEYTLNATGSWASGSWSGPAGMTFSDPGSPTSTVTAIAGGPYTLTWSVLSTDGCATQDEVTIIFTDAIVPVVALTDAICNGVCDGTASVSATGGNGAYDYAWSGSIAGNSPSATGICAGEYTVTVLDENGCFTIVPFSIDEPEPLVIDTILATDETCPGACDGSITVVDPEGALFSLNGGAFGSGSVFTGLCPGQYVVLMQDANGCSASGMATIARPAPVVADFDFAPETLYVGSSTADFTNTSSPNAVSFSWDFGGVGSSTATSPSFTFPGGLGDTYMVCLTAYDANGCADTHCEPVEVLDALVVWVPNAVTPNGDGENDTFMPIFNLPQLVKDYEFMIFDRWGLLLTRSEQVHAPWGGDYQGEVVQEDVYVWKMKFKNKLTNELTERVGHVTVLK